The Granulicella arctica region GGACCCGAACAGTGGGCAAGCGCCTGTGACACATCTGAGAGGAAGAATCGCCGCTATAACGGTCCGCACCTCGCTAGAGCGAGCATGAGAAAATAGGACGCGAGAAGCCTATGAAAATTGTTTCGGTAATAAATTACAAAGGGGGCGTCGGAAAGACCTCCTTGACAGCGAATCTAGGAGCCCAGTTAGCCTTCAAAGGCAAGAAGGTTCTCTTGATCGACCTTGATGCGCAGGCAAGTCTAACCTTCTCGTTCATCCAACCTGACGAATGGAACGACAGATTTGCTTCTCAGAAGACCATCA contains the following coding sequences:
- a CDS encoding ParA family protein, translated to MKIVSVINYKGGVGKTSLTANLGAQLAFKGKKVLLIDLDAQASLTFSFIQPDEWNDRFASQKTI